The nucleotide window AAAACGGCCACGCCTACTGGTGCTCATGTACCCCTGAAGAGGTGGAGGCCATGCGTGAAGAGGCCCGGCAAAATGGCCTCAAGCCGCGCTATAACGGCCGCTGCCGCAGCCGCGATCTGGGGCCGGGCGAAGGGCGCTGCGTGCGCCTCAAGGCTCCGCTGACGGGCAAGGTGGTCTTTGACGATCTGGTCAAGGGCAAGATCGCCGTGGATGTGGGCGAACTGGACGACATGGTCATCCGCCGCGCCGACGGCATGCCCACCTACAACATGGCCGTGGTGGTGGACGATCACGACATGGGCATTACCCACGTCATCCGCGGTGACGACCACGTGTCCAACACGCCGCGCCAGATCCTCATCTATGAAGCCCTGGGCCTGCCCGTACCGCGTTTCGGCCATGTGCCGATGATTCTCGGCCCTGATCGGCAAAAACTCTCCAAGCGCCACGGCGCGCGCGCCGTCATTGAATACCAGCAGGACGGCCTGCTGCCCCAGGCGCTCGTGAACTATCTGGTGCGCCTTGGCTGGTCACACGGCAATCAGGAGCTGTTCACGCCCGAAGAACTGGTGGAATACTTTGACGGCAGCAACCTCAATCCTGCGGCCGCAGCCTTTGACCCCACCAAGCTGGAATGGTGCAACGCCCACTTCATGCGCGAAATGCCCCTGGCCGAACTGGCCACGCTGACGGCCCCCTTTGTGGAGCAGGCGGGCTTTGGCGTGCTGACGCAGGAAAGGCTGGAGCCACTGTGCGCCATGTTCCGCGAGCGCGCCAATACCCTCAAGGCCCTGGCCGAAAGCTTCCGGCCCTTGCTGGTGGCCGCCGCTGATCTGGAATACGTTGAAAAAGACGCCGCCAAGCACCTGACGGACGGCGGCAAGGCGCATTTGCGCGCTCTGGCCGCAATCTTCGCGGCTTGCGAGCCCTTTACTGCCGAAAATATCGAGGCCGCCCTCAACGCCTATGTGGCGGACAACGGCCTCAAGTTCAAGGAAGTGGCCCCGCCCCTGCGCACCGCCCTTATGGGTTTTATGGGCGGCTCGCACCTGAACGAGATCATGGCCTTTCTCGGCAAGGACGAAACCCTGGCACGGCTGGAGAAGGCTGCGCGGTAGGTTGGATCACGCCTCTTTCGGTATTCTTTCGATGCCAATACAAAAGGGCCGCCCTCAGGGGCGGCCTTTTGCATTGGCGCAAGCTGCTTCGTTAAAGTTCTCTTGCCGTATGCGGCATGGGCATATGCGCGCCCGCTGCCCGCTGCCCGCTGCCCGCTGCCCGCCGCCCGCTGCCCGCTTGTCGGCGCGTCCGGCCGTGCAACTGCTACTGATACAAGGGACTCATGGATCGCAGCAGGTTGGTGAACAGGCCGTCCAGCCCCAGAATGAACGTCTCCACATGGTCGGCCATGATGACCAGCAGCAGGCCCACAAAGAAAAAGCCCACGCCGATCTTGGCCGGAAAGCCGAATTCCATAATGTGTATCTGCGGCGAGGTGCGGGCCACGAGGCCCAGGGCCACTTCCACCATAAAAAGCGCCACCATCACCGGGGCCGCTATCTGCAGGGCCAGCACAAACATCTGCGCGGCAAGGTGCAATATCTGCCACAGGATTTTGGAGCCGATGAAGAGCCCGCCCGGCGGGATCAGCTTGAAGGATTCGGCAAAGCCCTTGATCATGTAGAGGTGGCCGTCCAGCGCCAGAAAGGTCAGCAGCGACACCATCCAGAGAAAAAACGCCGTGATGCCCGTCTGATTGCCAGTGAGCGGATCGGCGAAGTTGATCATGGTAAAGCCCATCTGAAAGCCCAGCAGTTCCCCACCGGCCTGAATGGCCATGAACAGAAAATTGACGGCCATGCCCAACACCAGGCCCATGACCGCTTCACCCAGAATCATGATCACAATATCAAAAGGGTGAGCGGGCATCTGGTTTCCCGGCAGCGCCAGATGCGGCCATATGCCCAGCGTGAACACCAGGGTTATGGCTGCCTTGACCTGCATGGGAATATTGTTGGTGGAAAACACAGGCAGCATGAACATGACTATGCTTACGCGCATCATGGTCAGTATGAGGCTCAGCACCTCTGCCTGGTTATAGTTGAACACGTCCATGCGGAGGGATTTGCAAAATGGCTGCCAAAGAAAACAGCCTCTTGGGGCCATCGCGCGTCAGAAGGGTGACGCGCGGCGGCTTAGCGTAAAAAGGGCATGACGCCATGTATGCGTCGGACATGAAAGAGGGCATGAGCAGGCGTGAGCCGGACATAATCAGGGCACGAGCAGGCATGACTCCGGGCAGGGAGGCGCGTCAGGCCCGGAAATCACTCCGGGCACGTTTGCGGGGGCTGGAGGCTTCCGGCGGGATCAGGCTTTGCCCTGTTCACCGGAATTGTAGTTGCGCAGTCCGTTGAAGACCCAGATTCCCAGCAGGCACACCAGAAACGCCGCTGACAGCAGCACCGTGCTGTGCGCGGCGGAAAAGGCCGCCTGTCCGGCCTCGGCAATGGCCCTGCCCTGTTCGCCGCCTGCCAGTTCCGCTGCCACCATGGTGTCGCTGATGGAATCCGCCACGCTGTGCGGCAGGCTTTGCCGCAACTGTTCCGGCAGGCGCAGGGCGGAACTGTAATTGGCGGCCAGCAGCACGCCAAAACCTGTGATGCCCAGCCCCGCGCCCAGGTCATAGCCCAATGCCTCGATGGATCCGGCGGCCCCGCCTTTTTCCGGCGGCACGCTGCCCATGATGGCAATGGACGAGGCCGTCAGGCCGATGCTGAGCGAAAGGCCCAGCACCACCATATAGGAAGCCACAAGCCAGCCCGCGTCGTGAAAACTTGCCAGGCCAAGCCCGGCAAGGCTGGCCCCTGCGGCCAGCAGCGAGAGCGTACAGACCTTGCGCAAACCCCCAAAGACCACAAGCCTGCCTGCCAGCGGGCCGCCCACGGCGGAGGCAGCCATGATGGGCAGCATGAATATTCCGGCCTGCAAGGGCGTGCGCCCCAGAACAAATTGCAGTTCCTGGGCAATGGTCAGTTCCACACCAGCCAGAGCGCCGGAAACGACGAGGGCGGTCACAAGGCCCACGCGGATGGCGGGCAGCCGAAAAAGCCCCAGGTCAAGCATGGGCGTGCGCGCCGTGAGCTGGCGGCGGACAAAAAGCGTCAGCAGCGTGACGCCGCAAACCAGTGCGCCGCCGCACAGCAGAAGCGATGCGCCCTGTTTAAATACGGCCTTTACCGCATATACCGTGGCCATGAGGCCCGCCGCCAGCGTGAGCGCCTGGCCGATGGGCCATGAACCGCGCATTTTTACCTGGGGTTTGGGCAGCAACATGGCGGCCAGGGGCAAGATGCCCAGAATAATGGGCACGTTGATGAGAAAAACCGAACCCCACCAGAAGTGCTCAAGCAAAAGGCCGCCCGCCAGAGGCCCCATGGCTGCGGCCACGGTGCTCACCGTGCCCCAGATGCCCAGGGCCATGGCCCGTTCTTTCCAGTCCTCAAAGGTGATGCGTATGATGGCCAGCACGCTGGGCACGATCATGGCCGCGCCCACGGCAAGAAGCGCCCTGGACATGATCAGGAACCTGGCCGTGGGCGAAAAAGCCGCTGCCAGCGAGGCGACCAGAAAGATGCCCAGCCCGACCAGCAACAGCGCGCGTGGCCCTATGCGGTCGCCCTGTGTGCCCATGGGCACCAGCAGACTGGCCATGATCAGGGGATAGATGTCTATGATCCAGAGAATTTCCGTGCCAGTGGCCTGCAATGAGAGCGTCAGCGAAGGCACGGCGATATGAAGAATGGTCATGTCCATGGCAATGGGCAGCCATGCGATCATGACGGCAATGAGCACCCGCCAGCGGGCGGCCCTGGAAAGACGCTTGTGGACAGGAGCGTTTTTTGGGGACGCAGTATGCGTATCAGGAATATCCGTATTCATAAAAACTCATGCGAGGTTCTTGTGGCGGCGGCAGCGCCAATGGAGCGCTGCCGCCGCAGCTTCAGCTTTTTTGCTGGTTGCCGTCACCGGCCAATGGTCTGCCCAGCATTTTTACAATCAGGACAAAGAACAGCGGCGTAAAGTAGATACCAAGCGCGGTTGCCGTAAGCATGCCCGCCATCACCACAGTGCCCAGGGCGTTCTGCGCTCCGGCCCCGGCCCCGCTGCTCAACGCCAGAGGGATCACACCCAGGATAAAGCACAGGGAGGTCATGATGATGGGCCGCAGCCGCAGCCGTGAAGCCTCAATGGCGGCAGCGACCAGACTTTTGCCAGCCCTGTGCTGCGCGCGGGCGAATTCCACAATCAGGATGGAGTTCTTGGCGGACAGGCCCACAATGGTCAGCACCGCTATCTGAAAGTAGACGTCATTGTTCAGGCCGCGCAGCCATGCCCCGGCAAGCGCGCCCACAAGACCTGTGGGCACGGCCAGCAGCACGGATACGGGGATGCTCCAGCTTTCATACAGGGCCGCGAGGCTGAGAAAGACCACCAGCAGGGATATGGCGT belongs to Desulfovibrio sp. and includes:
- the gltX gene encoding glutamate--tRNA ligase — encoded protein: MTQVVTRFAPSPTGHLHIGGARTAIFCWLLARHFNGRFHLRIEDTDLLRSKQEYTDSILASMRWLGLDWDGELAYQTQRTDLYNAYVDKLLENGHAYWCSCTPEEVEAMREEARQNGLKPRYNGRCRSRDLGPGEGRCVRLKAPLTGKVVFDDLVKGKIAVDVGELDDMVIRRADGMPTYNMAVVVDDHDMGITHVIRGDDHVSNTPRQILIYEALGLPVPRFGHVPMILGPDRQKLSKRHGARAVIEYQQDGLLPQALVNYLVRLGWSHGNQELFTPEELVEYFDGSNLNPAAAAFDPTKLEWCNAHFMREMPLAELATLTAPFVEQAGFGVLTQERLEPLCAMFRERANTLKALAESFRPLLVAAADLEYVEKDAAKHLTDGGKAHLRALAAIFAACEPFTAENIEAALNAYVADNGLKFKEVAPPLRTALMGFMGGSHLNEIMAFLGKDETLARLEKAAR
- the fliR gene encoding flagellar biosynthetic protein FliR produces the protein MDVFNYNQAEVLSLILTMMRVSIVMFMLPVFSTNNIPMQVKAAITLVFTLGIWPHLALPGNQMPAHPFDIVIMILGEAVMGLVLGMAVNFLFMAIQAGGELLGFQMGFTMINFADPLTGNQTGITAFFLWMVSLLTFLALDGHLYMIKGFAESFKLIPPGGLFIGSKILWQILHLAAQMFVLALQIAAPVMVALFMVEVALGLVARTSPQIHIMEFGFPAKIGVGFFFVGLLLVIMADHVETFILGLDGLFTNLLRSMSPLYQ
- a CDS encoding MFS transporter, with translation MNTDIPDTHTASPKNAPVHKRLSRAARWRVLIAVMIAWLPIAMDMTILHIAVPSLTLSLQATGTEILWIIDIYPLIMASLLVPMGTQGDRIGPRALLLVGLGIFLVASLAAAFSPTARFLIMSRALLAVGAAMIVPSVLAIIRITFEDWKERAMALGIWGTVSTVAAAMGPLAGGLLLEHFWWGSVFLINVPIILGILPLAAMLLPKPQVKMRGSWPIGQALTLAAGLMATVYAVKAVFKQGASLLLCGGALVCGVTLLTLFVRRQLTARTPMLDLGLFRLPAIRVGLVTALVVSGALAGVELTIAQELQFVLGRTPLQAGIFMLPIMAASAVGGPLAGRLVVFGGLRKVCTLSLLAAGASLAGLGLASFHDAGWLVASYMVVLGLSLSIGLTASSIAIMGSVPPEKGGAAGSIEALGYDLGAGLGITGFGVLLAANYSSALRLPEQLRQSLPHSVADSISDTMVAAELAGGEQGRAIAEAGQAAFSAAHSTVLLSAAFLVCLLGIWVFNGLRNYNSGEQGKA